The sequence ACCCACTGTCGCGTTGGTCAAAGCGCGCTTGAGCACACCAGTACCGATGCCAGCTTTAATCACAACATTGAAAAGTTGGAAAAGTGCTAATCGAGTGCCAAAAGTAGAAATCGCAGAAAAGCAGCAAAGTGACCAAGACAGAATCAGTGAACTAGAAAAACAGGTTGCAGAGTTACAGCAAAGGCTAGACGCGCTGGAACGTAAGCTCGGTTAAAAATATCTTCTAGATCATATTAAACAAAAAGGCTTGGCACATTACCAAGCCTTTCAATTTATCTCGTAGCGGTTGATTACCAACCTGTTACTTCACGTAGACCTTTACCGATCTCTGCTAGAGATTTAACTGTCTTAACACCAGCCGCTTCTAGCGCAGCGAATTTGTCTTCAGCAGTACCTTTACCACCAGAGATGATCGCACCAGCGTGACCCATACGCTTACCTGGAGGCGCAGTTACACCAGCAATGTAAGAAACAACTGGCTTAGTTACATTCTCTTTGATGAACGCTGCTGCTTCTTCTTCAGCTGTACCACCGATTTCACCGATCATAACGATCGCTTCAGTTTCTGGGTCTTCTTGGAACAGTTTTAGGATATCAATGAAGTTTGAACCTGGGATTGGGTCACCACCGATACCAACACACGTAGACTGACCGAAGCCTTCGTCTGTAGTTTGTTTAACTGCTTCGTAAGTTAGAGTACCGCTGCGAGATACGATACCTACTTTACCTTTCTTGTGGATATGACCAGGCATGATACCGATCTTACACTCATCAGGAGTGATAACACCCGGACAGTTAGGACCGATCATGCGAACGCCAGTTTCTTCTAGCTTCACTTTCACGTCGATCATATCTGTTGTAGGGATACCTTCAGTGATGGTTACGATTAGCTCGATACCCGCATCAATCGCTTCTAGGATTGCATCTTTACAGAAAGGTGCTGGAACGTAGATTACTGTTGCAGTTGCACCAGTCGCTTCTACTGCTTCGCGTACTGTGTTGAATACAGGTAGGCCTAGGTGAGTTTGGCCGCCTTTACCAGGAGACACACCACCAACCATTTGCGTACCGTATGCGATAGCTTGCTCTGAGTGGAAAGTACCTTGACCACCAGTGAAACCCTGACAGATTACTTTAGTGTCTTTGTTAATTAATACAGACATTATTTAGCCTCCGCAGCAGCAACAACTTTCTGAGCAGCGTCAGTTAGCGACTCAGCAGCAATGATATCAACATCAGAATTAGCAAGAACTTCGCGACCTAGGTCTGCGTTAGTACCTTCTAGACGAACAACAACAGGTACGTTTACACCTACCTCTTTAACCGCACCGATAATACCTTCAGCAATCATGTCACAACGTACGATACCACCGAAGATGTTTACGAGTACTGCTTTCACATTGTCATCAGATAGGATGATCTTGAATGCTTCAGCTACGCGTTCTTTCGTTGCGCCGCCACCTACATCTAGGAAGTTAGCTGGTTTGCCGCCGTGTAGGTTTACGATATCCATCGTACCCATTGCTAGGCCTGCACCGTTAACCATACAGCCAACGTTACCGTCTAGTGCTACGTAGTTCAGTTCCCACTGAGCTGCGTGCGCTTCACGCTCGTCTTCTTGAGAAGGATCGTGCATTTCACGAAGCTTAGGCTGACGGTAAAGTGCGTTTGAGTCGATGTTGATCTTACCGTCAAGACATAGCAGGTTGCCTTCAGCAGTAATTACAAGTGGGTTGATCTCTAGTAGAGCGAGGTCGTACTGAGAGAACATAGTGCCAAGACCCATAAAGATCTTAACGAATTGTTTGATTTGGTCGCCTTCAAGACCAAGTTTGAACGCAAGCTCGCGACCTTGGTAAGCTTGTGGGCCTACTAGTGGATCGATGGCTGCTTTGTGGATTAGCTCTGGCGTTTCTTCCGCCACTTTTTCGATTTCCACACCGCCTTCTGTAGAAGCCATGAAAACGATCTTACGGCTAGCACGGTCAACTACCGCACCTAGGTAAAGTTCGTTTGCAATGTTTGAAGCTTCTTCAACAAGGATTTTCGTTACAGGCTGACCATTAGCGTCTGTTTGGTAAGTCACTAGGTTTTTACCTAGCCACTTTTGTGCGAACTCTTTTACGCCATCTTTCGTGTCGTGCAGTTCAACACCGCCCGCTTTACCACGTCCACCAGCGTGAACCTGACATTTTACTACTTTCTTCTCAGTACTGATGCGACCCGCAGCTTCAAAAGCCTCTTGAGGCGTATCACATGCATAGCCTTCTGGCACTGGCAATCCGAATTCTGCAAACAGCTGTTTGGCTTGGTATTCATGCAAATTCATTTTGATATTCCGTTTGTTCTTCCCTTGAGGGATTTATTATTTCCATAACGCGGCAGTCTGGCTACCTATGCGTCTGTAGGGCGTTTACAAATAAGTCGTCATGACTCAAATGAAGGCCAGATGTTGAGCAATCTAGCCTTGCGAACTATGAACGTCTAACCACCCAAGTGAACTAGACGTTCTGGCAATATTAAACTTCTAACAGTAGACGCGCTGGATCTTCTAGTAGCTCTTTAATTGTTACTAGGAAACCAACCGACTCACGGCCATCGATTAGACGGTGGTCGTAAGAAAGTGCTAGGTACATCATCGGCAAAATTTCAACTTTGCCATCCACCGCCATTGGACGCTCTTGGATCTTGTGCATACCAAGAATCGCTGATTGTGGCGGGTTGATGATTGGTGTAGACATTAGCGAACCGAATACACCACCGTTAGTAATAGTGAAGTTACCGCCCATCAACTCATCAACAGTCAATTTGCCGTCACGACCTTTGATCGCTAGCTCTTTGATGCCTTTTTCGATGTCAGCGAAGCCTAGAGTGTCACAGTCTTTAAGTACTGGAGTAACCAGACCACGTGGCGTTGATACCGCCATGCTGATGTCGAAGTAGTTGTGGTAAACGATATCGTCGCCATCAATAGAAGCATTCACTTCTGGGTAGCGTTTTAGCGCTTCTGTTACTGCTTTCACGTAGAAAGACATGAAACCTAGACGGATACCATGACGGTCTTCGAACTGATCTTTGTACTGCTTACGAAGGTCCATGATTGGCTTCATGTTAACTTCATTAAATGTCGTTAACATTGCAGTATTGTTTTTCGCTTCAAGCAGACGGTTCGCAACTGTCTTACGTAGACGAGTCATAGGAACACGTTTCTGGCTACGAGCTGCCGCTGGAGCTTCAACAACTGGCGCTTCTGCTTTAGCTGGTGCTTTCGCGTTTGCTAGGTGAGATTCAATATCTTCACGAGTGATACGACCGCCAACGCCAGTGCCTTTCACTTGGCTAGCTTCAAGGCCATGCTCAGCTAGAAGACGACGAACCGCTGGGCTCAGCGCATCGTTGCTCTCTTCAGTCAGTGCCGCTTTGTGGCGTTTATCTGGAGAAGCTTCTGTCTCTTCTGTCTTATCAGTTGTTGGTTCACCCGCAACTGCACCCGGCTTTAGTCTCGCCAGTAGCTGTTTAGAAAGTACAGTTGCACCTTCTTCTTCAGTGATTGCTTCAAGAACACCTGCTTCTGGTGCTGGTACTTCTAGAACCACTTTATCAGTTTCGATATCAACCAGAACTTCGTCGCGCTCTACAACGTCGCCAGGTTGTTTGTGCCATGTTGCTACCGTTGCATCTGCAACCGATTCAGGTAGATCTGGAACCAGAATTTCAATTGTCATATCTATATCTTCCTTTAACTTCTAGTTCTTAGCCTGAAGTTTTTGTATTCACGGTTAGTGCGTCTTCAACTAACGCTTTCTGTTGTTTCAAGTGTACTGACATGTAGCCTACTGCAGGCGATGCTGATGCTGGTCGGCCAGCGTATTTGAGATCAGCAGTCGCTGGGATTGCAGCACGGAAGTTATGTTGGCTACAGTACCACGCACCTTGGTTTTGAGGCTCTTCCTGACACCAAACAAAATCTTCAACATTAGTGTATTGCTCGATCGCAGCTTTCACTTCTTCCATTGGGAATGGGTAAAGCTGTTCGATACGTACAATCGCCACGTCGTCTTGCTCATTGTTACGGCGCTGTTCCAGCAGATCGTAATAGACCTTACCTGAACAGAACACTACGCGTTTCACTTTTGCTGCGTCTAACTCATCAATTTCTGGGATTGCAGGCAGGAAAGTACCTTCTGCTAGATCTTCGATTGATGACGTACACAGTGGGTGACGCAGTAGCGACTTAGGCGACATAACTATCAGAGGACGGCGCATAGGACGCACAACCTGACGGCGGATCATGTGATAAACCTGCGCTGGTGTTGAAGGAACAACAACTTGCATGTTTTGCTCAGCACACAACTGCAGGTAACGCTCTAGACGCGCAGACGAGTGCTCTGGACCTTGTCCTTCATAGCCGTGTGGCAGAAGCATTGTCAGACCACATAAACGAGCCCACTTCTGTTCACCCGATGAAATGAACTGGTCAATAACAACTTGAGCACCGTTAGCAAAATCACCAAACTGCGCTTCCCAAAGCGTTAAACCACCTGGTTCAGCCGTCGCATAACCATATTCAAACGCCAGTACTGCTTCTTCAGAAAGTACCGAGTCAAATACTTGGAATGGACCTTGTTTGTCGTGAATGTTTGCTAGCGGGATGTAGATGCTCGCATCGTTTTGGTTATGCAAAACAGAGTGACGGTGGAAGAACGTACCACGACCAGAATCCTGACCAGAGATACGGATACGCTTGCCGTCATCGACTATTGTTGCATACGCAAGAGTTTCTGCCATACCCCAGTCGATCGCTTTCTCACCGCTAACCATCGAAATACGGTCGTTGTAAAGCTTGTTTACACGGCTTTGAAGCTTGTGACTTTCAGGGTACTGACAAATACGGTTACCAAGTTCCAGTAAACGCTCTTTATCAAACTGGCTGTTCCATTCTGTATCCCAGTCATGGCCCAAGTAAGGAGACCAGTCTACAGAGTGTAGAGCCATCGGACGCCATTCTTTAACCACGACTTCACCATGGTCAAGGGCATCACGATATTCGTTTACTAGCTGAGTCGCTGTATCGATTCCAAGAACACCACGTTCGATCAACACGTCAGCATATAGCTTACGTGGCGTTGGGTGCTTCTTGATTTTTTGATACATCAGTGGCTGAGTTGCATTTGGCTCATCGGCTTCATTGTGGCCGTGACGACGGTAACATACCAAATCAATCACAACATCGCGTTTGAACTCGTTACGGTAATCCAGCGCGATTCGTGTTACGAAGGCAACCGCTTCTGGATCATCTGCATTAACGTGGAAAATCGGTGCCTGTACCATCTTAGCGATATCAGTACAGTACATTGTAGAGCGTGTATCGCGAGGGTTAGACGTTGTAAAGCCAACTTGGTTGTTGACAACAATTCGAACCGTACCACCAACTTGGAAGCCACGAGCCTGAGACATATTGAATGTTTCAGCGACCACACCCTGACCAGCAATCGCTGAGTCACCATGAATAGTAATAGGGAGTACTGTGCTGCCGTCTTTGTCGCCAAGGCGATCCTGACGTGCACGAACAGAGCCAATAACTACTGGGTTTACGATCTCAAGGTGCGATGGGTTAAATGCTAGCGCTAAGTGGACATCACCACCTGGTGTAGCAAAGTCCGCAGAGAAACCTTGGTGGTACTTAACATCGCCCGTACCCCATGTTTCGTCGTGCTTACCCGCAAATTCGTCAAACAGATCTTGTGGTTTCTTACCTAGAACGTTGACCAGCATATTCAGACGACCACGGTGAGCCATACCGATAACGACTTCACGCATACCACTTGCACCCGCATGACGAATCAATTCTTTTGTCATCGGGATTAGCGCATCACCGCCCTCTAGAGAGAAACGCTTAGCACCAGGGAATTTAGCACCTAGGTAACGCTCTAAGCCTTCAGCGGCTGTTAGCTCGTCTAGGAAAGTGTGCTTTTCTTCTTGAGTGAAGGTAGGTTGACCTACAACTGATTCCAAACGCTGTTGAATCCAACGTTTTTGTTCAGTGTCAGTCATATGCATATATTCTGCACCGATAGAGCCACAGTAGATCTTCTGCAAAGACGAGTAGATGTCTTTTAGTGGCATTGTATCTTGGCCAATGGCAAAAGAACCTACATTGAAAGATTCTTCAAGATCATCTTCGGTAAGACTGTGGAACGCAGGGTCTAGCTCCGCCACAAATGGACGTTGCCATATACCTAGAGGATCAAGCTGTGCCGCTTCGTGTCCACGGAAACGGTAAGCATTGATTAATTGAAGTACTTTGACTTGTTTTGCGTCGACATCTGGATCACTAACTTGGACACTGTAATGCTTTGTTTCTTGAGCGAGTCGTCGGAAGTAGTCGCGGACACGCGAATGTGGTTGTTCTGCCACTTCTTTTGAAGGCTTAGGTAAGTCCTCAAATACGCGTTTCCACTCCTCACTTACCAGATCGGGATCACTTAGATACAGTTCGTAGAGGTCCTCTACATACGTTGCATTGGCGCCAGCCAAGTGTGAAGACTCGAGCCATGCCTTCATCACGCCGTTGTGCATATTTTCCCTTAACCAGTAGTTTTCACGTTTGCTTCGGTCTTTGCCGAGCTAATAAGAGCCGATTACACCATCGCAATCGGCAATGCTTTATTAATTTAAACCGAACGGTTCACAAGCATGGTCTTAATGTGACCAATCGCTTTCGTTGGGTTCAGTCCCTTAGGACAAACACTTACACAATTCATGATGCCGTGGCAACGAAAAACGCTAAATGCATCATCAAGATCTGATAAGCGTTCATCTGTCGCTGTATCGCGGCTATCAATTAACCAACGGTAAGCAGCTAGAAGACCAGCAGGACCAATAAATTTGTCTGGGTTCCACCAGAATGACGGACAAGACGTTGTACAACATGCACACATGATACATTCATACAAACCATCTAGATGCGCGCGTTCTTCAGGCGATTGCAGGTTCTCACGAGAAGGTGGCAGTGCGTCATCGTCAATCAAGAATGGTTTCACTTTCGCGTAATTGTCATAGAACTGTGTCATATCTACGATAAGATCGCGTACTACAGGCAAGCCCGGTAGCGGACGGATAACAATTTTATCACCCTGTAATGCAGATAGCGGAGTGATACAAGCTAGTCCATTTTTGCCGTTCATATTCAGACCGTCTGAACCACACACACCCTCACGGCATGAGCGACGGAAAGAGATGCTTGGATCTTGCTCTTTCAAAAGAATCAGCGCATCCAACACCATCATGTCCGAACCTTCTTCCACGTCTAACGTGTAGTCCTTCATATATGGTTTTGCATCTACATCCGGATTGTAGCGGTACAAAGAGAAGTTTAGTTTCATGATATGGCCTCCCTTAGTATGTACGTACTTTCGGCGGGAACGCTTCACGGTGTACTGGCGTCATGTTGACATCACGCTTAGTCATCGCTTCTGTTTCCGGGTTGTAGATTGAATGGCATAGCCAGTTCTCGTCATCACGCTCTGGGTAGTCAAAGCGAGCATGTGCACCACGGCTTTCTGTACGGTAGTTTGCCGCAACAGCTGTTGAGAACGCAGTTTCCATCAGGTTGTCTAGCTCTAGACACTCAATACGCTGAGTGTTGAACTCAGAAGATTTGTCCGCTAGGTGCGCATCTTTCAAGCGCTCACGGATCACTTTCAACTCTTCTAGACCTGTTGCCATTGCATCGCCTTCACGGAATACCGAGAAGCTGTTTTGCATGCAAGTTTGTAGATCTTTACGGATTTGTACTGGATCTTCACCACCCGTGCTGTTTTCCCAACGCATAGTACGCGCTAGAGACGCTTCGATGTCAGATTCAGTTGCAGGGCGAGCTTCTACTTGAGCTGCTAACGTTTCGCCTAGGTGTAGACCTGTCGCACGACCGAATACAACCAAGTCTAGTAGTGAGTTACCACCTAGACGGTTTGCACCGTGAACAGATACAGACGCGATTTCACCACAAGCGAATAGACCTTGAACTTCCGCTTCGCTGCCATCAGCCAATTGTTTGATTGCTTGACCAGAAACCTGAGTTGGAACACCACCCATCATGTAGTGACAGGTTGGGATTACAGGGATTGGCTCTTTCACTGGGTCAACGTGTGCGAACGTGCGAGATAGTTCACAGATACCCGGTAGACGAGACTCAAGTACGTCTTTACCTAGGTGATCAAGTTTCAGTTTGATGTGTGGACCCCAAGGACCATCACAACCGCGGCCTTCACGGATTTCGATCATCATTGAACGCGCAACCACATCACGACCAGCAAGGTCTTTCGCGTTTGGTGCGTAACGTTCCATGAAGCGCTCGCCGTCTTTGTTTAGTAGGTAACCACCTTCACCACGACAGCCTTCTGTTACCAGAACGCCCGCACCAGCGATACCTGTTGGGTGGAACTGCCACATTTCCATATCTTGCATTGGAACGCCAGCACGCAGTGCCATACCAACACCATCACCTGTGTTGATGTGTGCGTTCGTTGTAGACGCGTAGATACGACCTGCACCACCAGTAGCAAGGATGGTTGCTTTCGATTTGAAGTAACAGATTTCGCCCGTTTCCATACAAATCGCAGTACAACCCATGATTGCGCCGTCTTGGTTTTTCACAAGATCCAAAGCGTACCATTCAGAGAAGATAGTTGTTTTGTGTTTTACGTTTTGTTGGTAAAGCGTGTGCAGTAGTGCGTGACCAGTACGGTCAGCCGCCGCCGCTGTACGAGCCGCCTGCTCACCACCAAACTCCTTCGACTGACCGCCGAATGGACGCTGGTAGATAGAACCGTCTTCAAAACGAGAGAAAGGTAGACCCATTTTCTCTAGCTCGATTACAGACTCTGGACCATTTTTACACATGTACTCGATAGCGTTTTGGTCACCGATGTAGTCCGAACCTTTAACAGTGTCATACATATGCCACTGCCAGTTGTCTTTATGCGAGTTACCTAAAGCTACAGTGATACCGCCCTGAGCAGAAACTGTATGAGAGCGTGTTGGGAAAACTTTTGATAGTAGAGCACAGCTTAAGCCCTGCTCCGAGATTTGTAGCGCAGCACGCATGCCTGCACCACCAGCGCCGATTACTACGGCATCAAATTCACGAACTGGAATAGACACTTACGCACCCCACAGAACAAATAGACCAGAGAAGAAGTAACCGAACAGAATGGCAATAATACCTAGCTGTAGGCCACCACGAAGCATAGCGCACTTGATGTAGTCAGTAAGAACTTGCCACAAACCAATCCACGCATGGATAAGTACTGACACTAGCGCTAGCATTGTGAATACTTTAGTGAAGGTGCCACCAAAGAACTGAGTCCAAGATACGTAAGAAATATCGGTGAAAGCGCAAAAGCTCACCATATAAATAGTGTAAAGCGTCATGATGATCGCCGTCGCACGAATCAGTATGAAATCGTGTACACCGTTACGACCAAATGATGAAATATGTTTTACCACACCAAAACCCCCGCTAGTAGTGACAGAACGGCTGTTGCTGCGAATGCAACCTTAGCGCTCATTGCGCCAGATTCCAGCTCTTCAAAATGACCTAGGTCCATCAGTAGGTGACGAATACCACCTGCAATATGGTAGGCCAAAGCCGTTAGAATGCCCCATAAGATAAATTTCACAAAAAAGCCATCGACGATATCGACTGCTTGTGCGAAACCTACTGGAGAGGATAATGAAATGGATAATAACCAAAGCAGAATTCCGACCGCGACAAACGTAATTACACCAGAGACTCGGTGTAAGATAGATGCGATTGCAGTGATCGGAAAGTGAATGGTCTGTAAATCTAAATTAACAGGTCTTGACTTTCTTTCTTTCACGGGCTTGCTCACTCAGCTCCATTGAGCATTTATAGTTATGAACGAATTTTGGTAGTAAACCCACAAAAGTTAACATTTATTTAACAAGCATCCCCACCTTAACGCCGAGTAGATTGTAAAATATTTGTTAACAACAAGATTTGAAACTTCACCTCACTTTTGTTTCAAGCCTTGAATTTATTAGGGTTCCGCCAAAATTGACTGCGCCACTATACGGCTGGCAACATTCTAATACAATTGATGTAACAATTTTTGCTACACAGGGCAGGTTTTTGGCGTTACGTGTTCAAAAAATCATAACAAGTGCACACATCAGAGGAGATAAATTGACTTTGGTAACGAATGCACGTACAAAAATGTCACACAAACATCCTGGACGGATTAATAATAAACAAAGGAGATTGTTATGGCGGATAAGAAAGCGACCCTTCATGTTGAAGGCAAAGCGCCTATCGAGCTGCCAATTATGGAAGGTGCTTTAGGTACCCCTGTAATTGACGTTCGAACACTGGGAGCAAACGGATACTTTACTTTTGACCCAGGTTTTCTTGCCACTGCATCTTGTGAATCTCAAATCACATATATCGACGGTGATAAAGGCATTCTTTTACACCGTGGTTACCCGATTGATCAACTAGCAAACAACGCTGATTATTTAGAAGTATGTTACATCCTTCTTTATGGCGAAGCCCCAACCCGCGAACAATACGAGCAATTTAAAGTCACCGTAACTCGTCATACAATGGTACACGAGCAAATCGCGAGCTTTTTCCATGGTTTCCGCCGTGACGCTCACCCAATGGCGGTTATGTGTGGTGTGGTTGGTGCGCTTGCAGCGTTCTACCACGATTCTCTTGATATCAACAATGATGAGCACCGTGAAATCGCTGCATACCGACTAATATCTAAGATGCCTACCCTGGCAGCTATGTGTTACAAATATTCTGTTGGTCAGCCGTTCATCTACCCAAGAAACGATTTAAACTACGCAGAAAACTACTTGCACATGATGTTTTCAAACCCATGTGAAGAGTACGAAGTTAATCCTGTTGTCGCTCGTGCAATGGATAAAATCTTTACACTTCATGCGGATCACGAGCAAAACGCATCTACTTCAACTGTGCGTCTTGCTGGTTCATCTGGCGCGAACCCATTCGCATGTATTGCCGCAGGTATCGCGTCCCTTTGGGGCCCTGCTCACGGCGGTGCAAACGAAGCATGTCTGAAAATGCTTGAAGAGATTGGAAGTGTAGACAACATTCCAGAATACGTTGAACGTGCGAAAGACAAAGATGACCCATTCCGCTTGATGGGCTTCGGTCACCGAGTTTACAAAAACTACGATCCACGTGCGACAGTAATGCGCGAAACATGTCACGAAGTACTTAAAGAGCTAAACATCAAAGATCCACTACTTGATGTTGCAATGGAACTTGAGCGTATTGCACTTTCTGATGAATATTTCGTTTCTAAGAAACTTTACCCGAACGTGGATTTCTACTCAGGTATTATTCTAAAAGCGATTGGTATTCCTGTTTCTATGTTTACGGTTATCTTTGCACTTTCACGTACAGTTGGTTGGATTGCTCACTGGAACGAAATGCACACTGATCCGCTAAACCGAATCGGTCGCCCTCGCCAGCTATACACTGGTAAAGAGCAACGTGAATTTCACCCTATGCATGAACGCGAGTAATATCTCCGTTTGATAGAGTAAAAAGGTTGGCCATGTGCCAACCTTTCGTTTTTATAAGCAATTTTAAACTGGATTATCAATATCGATAAACTCGACGTCCAAACCGTGCTCTTTCGCCAGCCACTCACCCAACGCTTTAACACCGTATCTTTCTGTTGCATGGTGCCCGGCTGCGAAGTAATGAATATCCATTTCGCGAGCAGTGTAAGTCGTTCTTTCTGAGATCTCACCCGAAAGAAATGCATCCAAACCGTTTGCCACGGCTAATTCGATAAAATCTTGTCCACCACCTGTACACCATCCAACCGTTTCAATCATCTTGTCATTAGCTTCTGGAGCAATGTGTAGCGGCTCTCGATTCAGCACTTGGTTGATTTTTTTAGCAAACTCTTCACCACTTAGCGGCTCTTTTAAACGACCAAACATCGCGACTGATTGTGGATGACCTTCTAATCCACCCTCTACGTCTATCTCAAGTAAGCGAGCCAATTCTGCGTTATTGCCCAACTCAGGATGAATATCTAACGGCAGGTGATAGCCGAACAAGTTGATATCATTTTTTATTAGCGTGCGAATGCGGTTGCCTTTCATGCCTCGAATCGGCTCTGGCTCTCCTTTCCAGAAGTAACCATGGTGAACAAGCAGTGCGTCTGCATTGAGCTCTACTGCTTTATTAATCAATGCTTGAGAGGCTGTAACACCCGTTACGATGCGCTTAATTTCTGATTTTCCTTCAACTTGCAGACCATTCGGTGCGTAATCTTTAATAAGTTGAGGAGATAAAAGCTCGTTTAATATTTTTTCCAG is a genomic window of Vibrio japonicus containing:
- the sdhC gene encoding succinate dehydrogenase cytochrome b556 subunit, whose translation is MSKPVKERKSRPVNLDLQTIHFPITAIASILHRVSGVITFVAVGILLWLLSISLSSPVGFAQAVDIVDGFFVKFILWGILTALAYHIAGGIRHLLMDLGHFEELESGAMSAKVAFAATAVLSLLAGVLVW
- a CDS encoding citrate synthase, with the protein product MADKKATLHVEGKAPIELPIMEGALGTPVIDVRTLGANGYFTFDPGFLATASCESQITYIDGDKGILLHRGYPIDQLANNADYLEVCYILLYGEAPTREQYEQFKVTVTRHTMVHEQIASFFHGFRRDAHPMAVMCGVVGALAAFYHDSLDINNDEHREIAAYRLISKMPTLAAMCYKYSVGQPFIYPRNDLNYAENYLHMMFSNPCEEYEVNPVVARAMDKIFTLHADHEQNASTSTVRLAGSSGANPFACIAAGIASLWGPAHGGANEACLKMLEEIGSVDNIPEYVERAKDKDDPFRLMGFGHRVYKNYDPRATVMRETCHEVLKELNIKDPLLDVAMELERIALSDEYFVSKKLYPNVDFYSGIILKAIGIPVSMFTVIFALSRTVGWIAHWNEMHTDPLNRIGRPRQLYTGKEQREFHPMHERE
- a CDS encoding Nif3-like dinuclear metal center hexameric protein; translated protein: MNNLQLEKILNELLSPQLIKDYAPNGLQVEGKSEIKRIVTGVTASQALINKAVELNADALLVHHGYFWKGEPEPIRGMKGNRIRTLIKNDINLFGYHLPLDIHPELGNNAELARLLEIDVEGGLEGHPQSVAMFGRLKEPLSGEEFAKKINQVLNREPLHIAPEANDKMIETVGWCTGGGQDFIELAVANGLDAFLSGEISERTTYTAREMDIHYFAAGHHATERYGVKALGEWLAKEHGLDVEFIDIDNPV